gtTTTCCTATAGCATTATCAAAATAGTGTATATCTGTTTTGTCTAATTTCGATTTGCTTGAATTATTAATACTTTGATGCATTAATGtgcttttattttctaaatatttatatctttcGTTTAATTGATAACTGTTGTTACCTTTCAAAATATTCGATTTATCTTGAACTTTTAAAGGTGTTTTCCTTTTCCATAATCTTACAACTATTTtcttaattaaaaatgaaaaactgcaagttattataaaattattattaaatattttttttttaatattttcgaTGTctattaacattttttgcACATTagttttttcattatcatcTAATGATTCATCACtatcataattttctaATAAGTCATCCCAAGAATCATCATCAgatgaaatataatttggatatattattttttcttcttttttccATTCATTCTTtcttcgttttttttttttaattatttgtgtattcatattttttatcatatctATTCTCTTCGTTTCGGTTGTTTTGATAAGTccgttttttttgttatattttattttactttggtcatataattcattacgaagaatattttttgttgaTGGAAATTCATTGAAATAGttgctatttttttcgaataTACTATTTTTGTTACTAAATATAACACTGTCAGAATAATTACTATGTTTTAAATAGTattcatcatttttgtGTAACAAAAATccctttttatataattcagAATCAATATTTAAGTGTGGTGACATGTTTTTTCGTTGATTTTCTTTTAACACATTAATACTATTGGGgtattcttttatattcatataaccATTTTCTTCTTTCTCATTATTAcatgatttatatttcgAAAAAACACCTGGTTCGtcaatatttattaaaccTTCACTATGGAGTTTAGATATTGACAGTTCTTTAGTTGTTCTAATGTTGGTGTCACTCAAATATCTAACATATGTCCCTTTCTTCATGGTATCATTCTggtaatatattattttcttatctcttttatttattttttttttctttctttctgaattttttgtttccaattttgattttttcaCATTACTATCTAATGTACCACCTTTTTCGTTTtgtgatttatttttaaattttgttgTCTGTTCGCTCTTAGTACTACAAAGAGCATTTAGTTttggtattttttttttggaatatatttttttttttaaaagtttattattgtcattattaattggaaaatatttattataatatttaatgttCAGTTTAGATAATGactctatttttttttttaagaataatatttttttttttttgtatgaTAACTCTTGTGTATTATAatgttcatatatattagataaaattaagaaaaaaaattctatATCATAAtcacaaatatttatattcaagtcttcttcatttaatttaacTATAAACATGGGATATAGTGGATTGAATTTTATATGGCATAAGTGAATTATGCAAGATGTTTTTTCACTCATTGACAAAACATAATTAgaactattattattgatGTTGcagttattttttgttttattgtCCAGATTAGTGtttctataattttttgtttttttgtgaTTGTCAAATCTATGTATACTATCAccataaattttattgtcATAATTATTGTCGCCCATATGAATATAACTGTCTATATTGTATGAGCTAGTAATACTTCTCGATATTACtttatgatttttatattgaatGGAATCTTCGACAATTAATTCATTTCCATTTTCGTCAAGTTCGTTACTAGTAcaacttttaaaaaatttcaatttatattttttatttttactgctattattatgcatatCATAAGATGCTATCTTTTTACTATTGATTACTTTATCTCTTTCACCTTCTGGAAGTAAAGAAACTTTTCCATTGTGTGATTCAGGACAACTTAATGATCTTatgcttttattttttcgattttttacGAGGTTATATTCACTGAGTGAGTTATTGCCAAATGAATCGGTTTTATCTGCTTTGAGATTAAATATTTCGAATTCATTTCCATCATTTCTACtgttcatattattattttgattatcttctggataaaaattatcataGCCATGGgtaaaattgtttatttttgattGTATATTATGCCTAATTTCGTTATATGATATATCTTCCTTATTATTACCACCATTGTTTGAATggtttaattttaaatcgAAGTTTAATAAggaattattattgtttgataataaaacattatttttggaattaaatattttgtaatacaattttataaaatgattatccaaataagtattataatattttgcaGAATTATCCCAATTCAGAACTCTTTTTAATTGTATACCATCAAATTGAACAAAGAATGAATCATAAATGCTTCCTTTTGCTAATGTTCCATCATATTTTGGTAATCTTTGTGTTAATTGACTGACAATCTTCAATGGATTAAGATCTAAACTATATCCTTGAATTTCAGAATTTTTTCCAGATTTTGTAATAACAAAGGATAATACTTTTTCTAATTGCACATCTAGAAACACATTAGTATgttttgtataattatctaatatattattacaatatTTTGCCCCCAATTCTAAAAagtattctttttttttaaaagaaaatatgttttttttttttgacaATACTTCTTTCTCATCTaagaaatgaaaataatcatCAACAAAAGATTTAATAATTTCTGCATTTACGTTAAATATTGAATAAGCGCAATtgtgcaaaaaaaaacgatgGTCTGGTTTTTCTAATATTGTATATGATTGATTATCGTATCTTAAGTATATAGATGGgtttgataatattatgtCATCTAATTCAGAATAATAAACATTGTTTTCTCCTTTtggaaagaaaaaaaaattgtcttctactaaaaattttaatttttttctcaaaTTACCAAAATATTGAACATCAGGTTgatttattgtttttttattattatctgttttttttctttttagtatattgtatttctttaaaaatgcaaaataGTTCATATCAAAAAGAAATGTTTTGCGATATTCATCataagtattttttttttcggaatttgttaatatatataatacatttacTTCCggttttatatatttgttatttaaGTTATTAGTTATAAGAAGTATAGTTAATGGATATAATTCTATATCTATAGAATTTTTTAACTCATGGGTATTTGATATTTGATTGTGATAATGTATACAGTTCATTAATATGGCATATGTTTTAACAAAGTTAACTGTTCTAGTATTAACAATCTTGGATGTTTCTATTGTCAATAGAAATGTGCTAttaattatacatatatctAAACATATGTCTATAGTAAAAACTTTTTCTCTAAAagaattttttatcttatTATAAGCTTTTTGATTcttcattaaatttttcaaaaaatttatactTTCATTAGCTACTTTTTTGACTTCTTTATTATGATCATCCTTCTTAACAGCATTATTTATctcattaaatttttcgTTTATATATTGACCAAAAGTTTCATTCTCGTTAGCATTTTCACATATTTTATCAGTTTCCATCTCATTTATTGggtcttctttttttagttCTACTTCCGTTTTTAGTGCTTGCAACTTACAAAAGGCCTTGTTTCTtaacaaattaattatgTTAATAGAATGGATGCTTTCAAATTCTTCACAATATTTCTCTGCTTCAATTTTTTCCTGCTTTGAAGAATGGGTATCTAGTAATTTTAATACccaattatttatatatgaaatttCTTCTTCATTGGTTGCTTCAGTTTTTTCAAACTGAGATAATATTCCAGTTTTCCAAGTAGAATATGTAATAAAGTTATAATTCAACCATTTTACAATATTAGACATTTGATTAtctgaaaaaattatttttatattttttaatgtaaaaaaaacactTAACCTAGGTAGGCATTCGTCATATTCATTTGTACTTCTTTTTTGAATACCCCAGCTAGAAAAACACCGTGAAAATGGTAAATGCCCATGATCTGTGGGAATTAaacttaaatatatttcagcGTGTCCATCAAAAGAATCCGGGTTAATAATGTATtcatgttttatattttttattaatcgcaaaaataagtaaaaaGCATTTAgcttttctttatttattttatatgttttttcgtgtaataaataaattgaattaattttttccttctttttttttcgtattttttcttttatttcgtttttttttatgtgcttattaaattttacttgttttataattttctctttatcctttttcttattttccAATTTCACATTTCTTTCAAAGTTATTTATCATACTGTTATGCCTGCGGTAATAAGAAGGTGGTCCtttgaattttattttattattactttttgTTCGTATGTTATTTTCTGGGTcactaaaaaaatttaaataaatattatctCCGTTATTATAAAGACAAGAATTGTGAATGTTGTAACgagaattttttaaattatcaaCAGTATCATAATATTCATTACTACAAGAACCATATTTAGtctgtattttttttattatcccttttttatatttatttagattttgtttttcattattatcaaattcAATATCATTTGTGCTTTCTTTAGCAGTGTAATAACCATCACTTCCTACACTTTCATGTGTATTACTTAATTTATCACTTTTAccatcattattatattttttcaaattattttttatataatttttactaTCAGAAGATTTtatcgaaaaaaatgataatgtTTTATCTATGTAACTGAATTCTGCGTTATCTGAAACGCTTTGTAATTccttaaattttaaatggTCATTGAGGTCATTGTTACTTTGTATATAAACATTGTTTTCCTTTTCAATTGAATcacattttaatttttttcttggtgtctttttatttacatcttcgctattcatatatttattcctTTTACGATCGATTTTTCTTTTCACCAATTCTTCCCTTTTATCCTTAAGTTTAATATGTTCAAGGGAATCAGCAAAATTTATGATGCATGCATTCCAACTTATATTGTTATCAATACTCAAATTATCTATTTGCGggaaatttttattttgactttttgaaaaaatactaaAGTTATAAAAACTGCTAATAGGCAATGTGTACTTTGAATTTTGCTTATtatcttcattattttcaaaattatttatgttatttatcatatcaccatttttattttgtgtattattattattatgagGTAATTCAAATATTGCATCGTTCCCTTTAGGAAATAATGCATTTTCTTTcgatttattattaatatttaattcatttctagaatttttataataattacgttttataatatttataacattttgGAAATCATTCAAATTTTCTTGattactttttatattttttttttttttgttatactgctttttattgatttttttccttttcctTTCTTTTTTGGAAGCGgtgttatatttatgtgaTGTGTCAACtgtattaaaattattaaataatagaTTATTCCATTGtgtatattgttttttgttcataatttttttcatatctAAACTATCCATGTATACCCCCAGTTTTTTAACtgttatcatatttatcattgtattattaactaattcatttttttttgtataatatcCATCTCTTTTAAATGGTAAACCTTCTTTGGGTaaacttaaaaataattcttcAATATTTATTCCGAATGCAAAGCAATTAGATGGATTAGTTGTAAAATCTTCTATTCtaatttgaatatttttaatagatatatttatattatttataagtGACAAAAGCATTTGCCATATAACTCCTCCTTCTATAGAACAAACTATAGCTCTATATTCCGAGGACAAcaatgcattttttttattttcgatatatttttctttatataacTTGTCATCTAAGTATTTAGATGGGATGGTTGATAAAACGATAACGACGTCTTCaatatacacatttatgggatttttcataaaataaaaaaatggtaaattaattttaaaatatccAATACACCCGAAATTCAATCTACATGGTATATCAATTAAATCTATAACAGACTGTTTGAGATGAATATTTGTTAATTCCAATTTTCCTGTTAGTAAATCACTTAGCCCATATTGTTCATCATTTAAgccataaataaaattccccaatattttatttaggGTGTCTGAAAGAAATTTTTGAAACATTTTTACAAACCTGTTTTCTTATTATCATTTGGAATGGGAAACAATTTGAAACATTTCggatttttataaatattttatttttcatcaaggaaaattaatacattttttttaagttatgtacatatatatatatgattattaacacttgcatatatttatgtagttatatattgatttgaaaaaatctgttaacaattttcaaaaaagaaaaattggTAGTACTGCATGAAAAATATGGTATTCtccattattttattatgattcaatgtatataaatatactgtataaataaaaattacaaGTTGCATACACTCACagatttgtttattattattttttatttatttagttGCATACATCCTTCTCAAAGggaaaatttatatattttataactttaaattgtaaattcatttttatattaatatatgatgatatttttgctgtatatttttaaacctttgaaatttaaaatttaaaatatttatgttattattttttttagtggAAAGtggacaaaaaaaaataatataataaaaatatgaagaaaactgttaattgtaaaaaattgtgaatCTGTCTTAATATAATTGCTTTCAATGTtaaactataaaaaaattgtatacatgtattttttagttaataaaaaaccaccttacaatttttttaatctcTATCCTTGCACACAATCTTTTGCAagtacataattttttaactgTGCATATGATAAAACAACTATGTTTGAATGTCGATAAAAAAGTATACTatcattttaatatttacatatgtttttttagataattttgaatgtctattatgttaataaaaaaaattaatatttagcTAATTGCcgtataaaaaaaaattgaaaacaaaaaaaaaactaactGCATATAAAGTATgccaataaaaaattgaataggaattaaaaacaattaaatttataagaATAATTGATAGAATAagtgaaataataattatgttaAACATTCggtattattataattttctatttttttgtgtgatccatattaaatttttatttatgtgcAAATTCTTTCACGCTTGCcctttaattattttgttttttttgaaataacaTAATCATGGAAAGGAAATCAACGTAAATTACGAaatatccattttttaatcaaaataaaacaataataataatatgaagGTAATGGGAAAAgcaaaaagaaaaatataaaacgaGTTTATGATTATTTTAAGATGAGGGCAAATCCGTGTATATGAAGGggatataatgaaaaaaagtgatagacattttttattaaactAAAATGACATAATAAATACCTTAATATTTGactatatgtatatatttgggtgtaataaaattacagtataatttattatagaTACTGTCTTAGAATTTGATGagtaatattaatgaaatataatcatatatattctattgcatatcaaaaatattataattttgtaaacACTTATGATTTTATCTATATCTAGTTCTTTCTATAATATACTTAAATAAGtgatataaattttgtttattatgtggcatttattaaaaaggaTCGACCGCCAAATTTGGGAAtatcataaatttttttttctcatattaatatttatattcattaatatCATTCCATgacaaataattattataatctTCCCTATTTACAATTGTTcctttataataaattaacatTTCGTCATAATCTTAAactgatattttttttatatataggctgcgaatattatatataatatttattagaTATTATTACGGTacactatttttttaaatatatttcattctCAATAAATGATTTTTGTTCAcctatgtttttttttcttttatttggtattattttatttttttttaattattaatttataaatttcgaacattttaaaaatccCTATGcaatatgataaaatgaattattaaatgttttacaataaaaaaaaacgaagcGTATTTTAGCATTTCCAGAAGTATGTTTCATTATATTAcatatgttatatatttgtaagCATTTGATGTAATTCCAATTTGGTTTACACATGTATATAAGcgatatatgtattatacaTGTGATTACATGTATTTATAagggaaaataatatatatgggGATGAATTTGATTTTTGTATCCtgtaacaaaaaaattataataataaaataaatcgataaaatgaaaattagTGATGTTATAAATGACTATAAATCACTTGAAAGTAATAAACTGAAAAATAGTGATATAATTAGCAAACAAATTAGCAATGATCGTATATTGGAAGAAttcgaaataaaaaataagataaGGAAAGTATGTCTAGGTATTCCAACAAAGGATTTagaagtaaaaaatattttaagatTGTTAAAAGAAcctatttgtttatttgcGGAAgataattatgataaaagAAACAgattaaaacatattttagtCACCAGATATGATaaattgataataaaaaacaaaggagaaaatatagaagtcgaagaatttaaaaatattttaaaaaaatattatattgatTTTAGTAAACTTTATGATACAACTTCACCAGAATATCAAAAAGTAAATGAACTTGAAGATGAATTGCGAAATaaaggaataaaaaaagatgatGCTACTACAAAAAGCGGTATATctgataatatattaaaagataaatttTACACTGAAAGTACAgaagaattaaaattatctcgtataaatataacattaAAAACGTTACCtagaatatatttatataaagaaatgataaataattttcaaaataaatattcacGAGAACAgtatgaaaattatattagtTCATATAATGAACATATAAAATCAGAATtagatttatatatttcacaATTAGGAGATAGCAGACCATTAACTATGGGAAAATTTTCGCCAGATAATAGTGTATTTGCAGTAAGTAGTTacaatacatatataaatatatttaattttaaaaatgataattataatcTTGTTAAAACGCTTAAAAATGGTCAtgttgataaaataaattgtgTTGAATGGAATTATCcaaataattattcatattacaGTACAACTAATTATactgatataaataaaagtgaCTTGTTATTGGCTTCCTGCTCATCTGATAAAACATTCTGTATATGGAAGCCATTTTTATACGAAACAAATGATGGTAATAATTCTTCTGAAAATTATTCTAATCTATCCAATAAAAGTGACCCCAATGATAACAACGATGGAAAGAAGGGGGgggtaaaaaaaatgaaaaaaaatgaaaaaaaaaataatacccAGGAAAATGCGAacgaaaatgatgaaactGGTAGCGAAGACATAAATAACAATGGGAATAGCAAGCACCCTTTACTATGTAAAGTTAAGGCTCATGATGatagaataaataaaatatgttttcaTCCTTTAAATAAGTTTGTATTAACATGTTCAGAAGATgaaacaataaaattttttgatatcGAAACACAAAATGAATTGTTTTATCAAGAAGGTCATAATTCTAATGTATATTCAGCTACATTTAACCCATACggaaatttatatttatcagGCGATTCAAAAGGTGGTTTAATGCTATGGGATATTAGAACAGGAAGAAATATCGAAAGAAAACATATG
This DNA window, taken from Plasmodium berghei ANKA genome assembly, chromosome: 13, encodes the following:
- a CDS encoding U4/U6 small nuclear ribonucleoprotein PRP4, putative, coding for MKISDVINDYKSLESNKLKNSDIISKQISNDRILEEFEIKNKIRKVCLGIPTKDLEVKNILRLLKEPICLFAEDNYDKRNRLKHILVTRYDKLIIKNKGENIEVEEFKNILKKYYIDFSKLYDTTSPEYQKVNELEDELRNKGIKKDDATTKSGISDNILKDKFYTESTEELKLSRINITLKTLPRIYLYKEMINNFQNKYSREQYENYISSYNEHIKSELDLYISQLGDSRPLTMGKFSPDNSVFAVSSYNTYINIFNFKNDNYNLVKTLKNGHVDKINCVEWNYPNNYSYYSTTNYTDINKSDLLLASCSSDKTFCIWKPFLYETNDGNNSSENYSNLSNKSDPNDNNDGKKGGVKKMKKNEKKNNTQENANENDETGSEDINNNGNSKHPLLCKVKAHDDRINKICFHPLNKFVLTCSEDETIKFFDIETQNELFYQEGHNSNVYSATFNPYGNLYLSGDSKGGLMLWDIRTGRNIERKHMIHNNCIMNISFNPFMPNMFCTCSSDNTIKIFDLRNFQVSCNILAHNKIVTDAIFEPAYGRYIASSSFDTYIKIWDTVNFYCTKILCNNDNKVRNVDISPDGNLISCTSFDRTWKLYKIEEFEKDNIMSDFF